The DNA segment TCGCGCCGGGGGCGGGTTAGTTCGCGCCCTTCGACTCCTGGGAGTCCCCGTCGACCGGGCCGACGGACTCGTTCTCGGCGATCCCGAGGGCGTCGTCGGAGAGGTCGCTGCCGTCGAGCCGCGGGACGCGCCCGCGAAGCCGCCGAGCGACGGCCCGCGCCTCGGCGATCTCCACCTCGGCGACCGCCCGGACGAGCGCGGCGGCCCGCTCCGCGCGGGCGCGCTGCCACGACTCCTCGCGGGACTGGTAGGTCCGGATGGCGCGGAGGAACTCGCGCTGGGAGAACTCCGGCCAGTAGGGCGCACAGAAGTAGACGGCGGCCTCGTTCCCGTTCGCGTGCCACGGGAGGAAGTTGGAGGTGCGCTCGTCGCCGCCGGTCCGAACGATGAGGTCGACGTCGCGGACCGGGCGGTCGTACAGCCGGTCCTCGACGGTCTCGACGTCGACGTCGGCGGGGTCGAGATCGCCGGCGTCGACGTCGGCGGCGATCGTCCGGGCGGCGTCGAGCAGTTCCGTCCGACCGCCGTACGCGAGCGCGACGTTCAGCGTGAAGCGGTCGTTGTCGGCGGTGCGGGACTCGGCGTAGTCGACCGCGTCGCGGACGCGGGGCGGGAGCCGGGCGACGTCGCCGATGGCGCGGACGCGAACCCCCTGCTCGTGGACGCGGTCGGCGTCGGCGAACTCCCGGAGCTTGCGCTCCAGCAGGTCGAAAAGCGGCGTCAGCTCCTCGTCGGGGCGCTCGAAGTTCTCCGTCGAGAAGGCGTACAGCGTTAGCTCCGCGACGCCCAGGTCCGCGCACCAGTCGAGCACCCGCTCGGTGGTGTCGGCGCCGGCGCGGTGCCCGTCGGGGGCGTCGTCGCCGCGCTCGCGGGCGTACCGCCGGTTCCCGTCCTGGATGATCGCGACGTGGGCCGGCACGTCCTCGACCTCGCGGCGGAGGTGCCGGCGGTAGGCGCGCTCGCCGAGGTCGCGGAGACGGTCCAGCATACGCCCGAACCGACAGGACCGAGGGATATGTACTTTTACCCTCCGACCCCGCAGATCGCGCCCGATGGACGCCGCCTACGTCTTCGCCGTCGCGTTCCGGCTCGACCCGGACGGCGCGGCGATCGAACCCGACCGCTTCGAGGCGACGATGGAGATCCCCGCTCCCGAGCCCGGCGCGGACGGGTGGGCGTTCTTCCGCGACCGGCTCTGGCGCGGCGAGATCGGGGACGAGCCGTCGTTCCGTCGCCTCGCGAGCGACCGCCTCGGCGTCGAGGTCACCGAGGCGTCCTTCCGGGAGCTCCGGACCGACGAGGCGTACCTCGACGCGCTGAAACGCGAGGTCGCCGCGGACCTCGGTCGCTTCAACGCCGACTCGGTCGACGATGTCCTCCGCAAGTACCTCGGCTCGTCGATCCACGTGCGAGGGGACTGAGACCCCACAACGCACTTATCGGTCCGGCGCCTACTGGCGCGCCCATGGCCGTCGTCGACTACGACTTCCACCTGTTCGACCTCGACGGCACGCTCGTCGACGCGGAGTGGTCGTACACCCGGACGGTGTTCGACCGCGTCGGCGACCGGCTCGGCCGGCGGTTCTCCGACCGGGAGGCGTACGTCCTCTGGCACGGGCTGGGCGGTCCCCGGGGCGGTACCCTCCGCGAGATCGGCGTCGATCCGGACGACTTCTGGCCCGCGTTCCACGCGGTCGAGGACCCGGTCGCCCGCGCGGAGGCGACGTACCTCCACGGCGACGCCGCCCGGCTGCTCGACCGCGTCGACGACGCCGGCGGGCCGACCGGCCTCGTCACGCACTGCCAGCGGTTCCTCGCCGAGCCCGTCCTCGACCGGCTCGACCTGGACGGCCGGTTCGACGCGGTGGTCTGCTGTACCGACGAGACGGGCTGGAAGCCGGACCCCGAGCCGATCGAGCTGGCGATGCGCGAGCTCGGCGTCGACCCGCGGGCGGACCGCGGCTACTACGCCGGCGACGGCGAGAGCGACGTGGGCGCGGCGTGGAACGCCGGGCTCGACGCGGTCCACGTCGAGCGCGTCGGCCACGAGGACCGCGGGCGGTGCGTGCTCGGCGACCGGCGCGTCGACCGGCTCGACGAGCTGCTGGCGAGCGGGTGACCCCTCCCCGCGCCTCGCCCGCGACCGAAACGGACGTGAGTCGGCGCCCGTTAGCCGACCCATGACGAAGTGGTTCCACAGCGGTCGCCGGCGCGACCTCTGCGCGCTGCTGTACGACGCGGGCGAGCTGCGGGCGCAGTCGCTGAAGAACCGGCTGGAGAACCACTACGACGAGCGCATCGATCCCGGCTCCTTCTACGCGACGCTCCGCTCGCTGGTGGAGTCCGGGTTCCTCGACCGCCGCACCGAGGGGATCGCCGACGTCTACGCCCTGACCGACGCCGGCGAGCGCGCGCTCGTCGACCACTACGAGTGGCTCTCCGAGCGCGTCGGAGGCTCCGGACTCACGGCTGACAGGACCCCCGCCGACGACCCCGACCTCAAAGATTAACAACAGTTGGCGCCCAAGTTATTATATGACGGTCGTCAGCGTCTCGATGCCGGAGGAACTGCTTGAGCGGATCGACGGGTTCGCCGCCGAACACGGCTACACGGGGCGCAGCGAGGTGGTCCGCGAGGCCTCGCGGAACCTCCTCGGCGAGTTCGAGGACGCCAAGCTGGAAGACAGGGAGCTGATGGCAGTGGTGACCGTGCTCTTCGACTACGAGACCACGAGCGTCGAGGAGCGGATGATGCGGCTCCGCCACGAGCACGAGGGGCTCGTCGCCTCCAACTTCCACAACCACGTCGGCTCCCGCTACTGCATGGAGCTGTTCGTGCTGGAGGGCCGACTGGAGGATATCTCGGCGTTCGTCGGGAAGATCCGGGCGACGAAGGACACGCTCACCGTCGACTACAGCGTGACGCCGGTCGACGAGTTCGGCGGCGACGCGGTGGCGGAGGCGACCGACGACGACGGTGAGCACGGCCACGGCGGCCACGGCCACGGCCACGCCGAGGAGTAGCCGAGGTCGCGCCCGGCCAGTCGGCACGCGGATCGGTCCGGCTCACCCGTCGAGCACGACGCCGACGAGCGGCACCGCGACACCGACGACGTAGCCGGCGAGGTGCGCGAACACGTTGCTGCCGAACGGGACGACCACCAGCGACCCGATCACCCCGGCGGCGGCGACGCTCGCGCCCGTGACGTACAGCAGCTCCCGTTCGGGGGGCAGATCGAGCCCGACCACCCGCGGCCGGCCGACGCCGGCGTAGAGCCCGACGGCGACGAGGGCCGCACAGAGCGCGAACAGGGACCCGACCGCCGGCAGCGACGGGAAGTAGCCGACGCCGCTCGGCGCGAGGTACGCGAGCGCGAGCGACCCGAGCGCGGCGACGACCGCCCAGCGGGCGTCGACGCCGACGGCGGGGCGGGCGGGAGCGTCCCCGTCGTCCCCGTCGGGCTCGCCCTCCTCGCCCGCCTCGGTCGCCAGCGCGGCGAACCAGACGACGACCACGTAGCCGAGGAGCGCGCTGTTCACGTCGGAGAAGCCGGCGGTCGGCGCGTTCGTGAGGCCGCCGAGCGCGACGATCGTCGCCCACGCCGAGGCGAGGGGGACGACCGCGAGATACACCGCGGCCGCGCCGAACAGCCGCTCGCGCCACCCCGCGACGACGGAGAGGGGGTACGCGACCGCGACGAGCAGCCAGTAGTTGACGAGGTTGTCGAGGAGGTGCGCCGGGCTCGCGTGGACGAAGCTCGACGCGAACGCGGTCCACAGCGCCCACCGGCTCTCGAAGACGCCGCCGGTCGAAAGGGAGAGGCGCCAAGCCTCGGTCCCCGGCGTGAGGCTCACGGCGACGAGCAGCGCCGGCAGCGGAACGGCGACGAGGAAGAGGTCCCGCGGGGGCTGCGCCCGGACCGCCGCGCGAACGCTGGCGAGGAGCCCGCGGAGCGTGGGCGGGTCGACAGCGGCGTCGCCGTCGGTCGCCGGACCGTCGCCGCCTCCCGCGTCGTCGCCGTCTCGCGAGTCCCCCTCGGCGCTCATCTCTCAGGGCGTCGCCGGCCGCACCGTCTCCAGCGCGGCCGCGAAGTCGTCGCTCGTGATCCCCACCTCGTCGGCGTGGTCGTTCGCGGCCGCGCCGTGCTCGTCGGCGACGCGCTCGATGGCGACGAGGGCGGCCTCGCGGCACAGCGAGGCGATCTCCGCGCCGGAGTACCCCTCCGTCTCGTCGGCGAGGCGCTCCAAGTCCACCCCCTCCACCAGCGGCTTCTCGCGGGTGTGGACGTCGAGGATCTTCCGGCGCGCCTCGCGGTCGGGCTCGGGCACCTCGATGTGCGTCTCTAGTCGCCCCGGCCGGAGCAGGGCGGGATCGAGCGCCTTCCGCCGGTTCGTCGCCGCGAGCACGACGAGGTTCGGGTTGTCGCTGGCGCGGTCCAGCTCCGTGAGGAGCTGGGAGACGACGCGCTCGCCGACGCCCGAGCCGTCCCCGCCCGCGCCGTCGCGGTCGGCCGCGATGGCGTCGATCTCGTCGAAGAAGACGATCGCGGGGGCCGCCTGCCGGGCGCGGTCGAACAGGTCCCGGACCGCCTTCTCCGACTCGCCGACGTAGCGGTCGAGCAGCTCCGGGCCGGCGACCTGAATGAAGTTGACCCCGCTCTCGCCGGCGATCGCCCGCGCGAGCAGCGTCTTCCCGGTGCCCGGCGGGCCGTGCAGCAGGATCCCCGTCGGCGGGTCGGCGTCGGCGGCGTCGAACAGGGGCCCGTAGGTCAGCGGCCACGTGACGGCGCGCTCCAGCTTCTCCTTCGCCGCCGAGAGCCCCCCGACGTCAGAGAAGACGGTGGTCGGCTGCTCCGCGACGTACTCGCGCATCGCGCTCGGCTCGACGTTGGCGTGGGCGGCCTCGAAGTCGGCCTTCGAGACGGTCACGTCGTCGAGCGCTTTCGCGTCCGATTCGCGGGCGCGGCGGAGCGCCGTCATCGCCGCCTCCTGCGCGAGCCCCTCGATGTCGGCGCCGACGAACCCGTGCGTCCGGCCCGCGATCCGGTCCAAGTCCACGTCGTCGGCGAGGGGCATCCGGCGCGTGTGGACGTCGAGGATCTGGCGGCGACCGGCCTCGCCGGGGACGCCGATCTCGATCTCGCGGTCGAAGCGCCCGCCTCGGCGGAGCGCGGAGTCGAGGGTGTCGACGCGGTTCGTCGCGCCGATGACGATCACGTCGCCGCGGGCGTCGAGCCCGTCCATCAGCGAGAGCAGCTGGCCGACGACCCGGTTCTCCACGTCGCCGCCGTCGTCGCGCTTCCCGGCGATCGAGTCGATCTCGTCGAAGAAGATGATCGCGGGGGCGGCCTCGCTCGCGCGGTCGAACACGTCCCGGAGGCGCTCTTCCGACTCGCCCTTATACTTCGACATGATCTCCGGGCCGTCGACGGTGATGAACTCGGCGTCGACCTCGTTGGCGACGGCCCGGGCGATCAGCGTCTTGCCGGTGCCCGGCGGCCCGTGGAGGAGGACCCCCTTCGGCGGGTCGATTCCGAGCCGGGTGAACACCTCGGGCTCGGAGAGGGGGAGCTCGATCGTCTCGCGCACGAGCTCCAGTTCCTCGTCTAACCCGCCGATGTCCTCGTAGGTCGCGCCAGCGGTGTGATCCGCGGGGGGAGCGGTCCCATCGCCCTTCGGTCGGGCGTCGCTTCCGGGCGGCGTGGCCCGGTCCGAGCGTGGGCGGTCGGAGCGGTCGCCGCCGCCGGACGCGTCGGTCGTCCCGCGTTGGCCCTCCAGATCGGCGTCGTCACGGCTCTCGGACCGCGCGGGCCCGTCGCCCTCCCCGTCCCCGTACGTCACCGAGACGTCGGTCCGGTTCGTCACGCGCACCGTCCCGGCCGGGTCCGTCTCGGCGACGACGAACCGGAGGCCGCCGAGCCGCTCGACGTGGACCGCCTCGCCCTCGGTGACGGGGCGGTCGCGGAGGTCGCGGGCGAGCGCGCGCTCGACGACCTCGCGGCTCACGTCGACGTCGGCGAGCCGCGCGGGGGCGGCGAGGACGACGCTGTTGGCGTCCTCAACCGTGACGGGCGCGACGGTGACGGCGTCGCCCACCTTCACGCCTGCGTTCGCACGGGTGTCGGCGTCGATGAGGACGGAGCCGTCAGCCGCGTCGGGACCGCCGGGCCACACTTTCGCGACGGCGACGCGGTCGCCGCGGATCTCGACGGTGTCGCCGCTGAGGAGGCCGAGCCGCTTCCGGGCGGGTTCGGGGAGTCTGGCGATCCCCCGCCCCGCGTCCCGCTTCTCGGCGGCACGCACCGTGAGCCGGAGGCCTGCGGAGTCGTTCATAAGCCTCGTACTCGCCGATGACCCTTTACCCTTGTCCGGGGACGGGCGAGGGAGGCGCAATACGCGCCTCGCCCCCTCCCTCGGCTCCGCCGCGCCGCCGACCGCAACCCCCTTACCTCGGCCGGGCCCGCCTTCGGGTATGCAACCGACAGGGCACCTGCGCGGCGACGCGGTACACGTCGCCGGCGACGCCCGCCAGCGCTTCTACGACTCCCGGGGCTACGGGCGCCCGCTCGACGGGAACGAGATCGCGCTCTCGCGCGTCGAGGCGGCCCACCTCCTCTTCCGGGGCGACCTCTCCGGGGTCGCCCTCGCCCCCGACGCCGACCCGGTCGGCTTCGAGCGCTTCTTCGTCGAGAGCGCGGCCGCCGCCGACCGCTTCGCGGTGCGGTACCTCGTCTACTCGGACCTCCGCGACCGAGGCTTCTACCTCTCGCCGGCCCGCGAGCCGTGGCCCGGCGGGACCGCGGACGTCGCCGACGCGGTCGACTTCGTCGCCTACGAACGCGGCTCGACGCCCGACACGGGGAACGTGGAGTACCCGGTGCAGGTCGTCGGCGAGCGCGAGGAGCTCGCGGCCGCCGGGCTCGCCGGACGCACCCTCGCGGTCGTCGACGAGGAGTCCGACATCACCTACTTCGCGGCGACCGAGGGCCGGATCGAGGGCGCGACCGACTACGACCCGCCGGACCGGCTCGACGGGGTCCTCCTCTCCGACCGCGTCGTCGTCTGGGACGCCCCCGAGGCCCTCTACGAGCGCGGCTTCTACGGCCAGCCGCTCACCGGCCGCGCGGCCGCGGTCGAGGGCGCGCTCCAGCTCTCCCTCGTCGAGGCCGCGTCGCTCGCGGCCGACGGCGTCCTGTCGCTGTCGGCGTCGGTCGGGGCGGCGGGCGAGACCGCCGGCGAAGACGGCGCTGACGGGACGGCGCCGGACGGCCCCGCCGCCGCGGTCGTCGCCCGCGGCCGCGACGTCGAGGGCGAGCGGTTCGACCGCCGGCTCGCCGTCTACAAGCGCCTCCGCGCGGCCGACGCGGTCCCGAAGACCGGCTTCAAGTTCGGCGCCGACTTCCGGACGTACCTCGACGTGGAGACGGTCGAGGACCTGCCGCACTCCGAGCACCTCGTGCGGGTCGTCGACGCCGACCACCGGTTCTCGCCCCGCGAGCTCTCGCTCGACGTGCGGCTCGCGGGAGGCGTCCGCAAGGAGATGGTGTTCGCCCTGACGGCGGTCGGGAGGGACGCCGACGGCGACGCCCCCGGAAACGCCGGCGACGCGGCCCGCGACGCCGACGTCGAATGGCTCTCGATCACGCGGCTGACGCCCTGATTGGCGGGCGGCTGACGCCCCGACGGGCGCCGGCGGGATCAGACGACGCCGCCCACCGAAGCGAGCGGAACCGTTTTCCGGCGCCTGATTCTCTTGCCGGCCATGAGCGAGCACTCCGTGTTCCCCTCCGACTCGGACGCCTACGACATCTCCACGGTCGACCTCGACGACGACCGCTACGAGGTGAAGCAGTCGGCGATCCGGAACAAGTACACCGTTCGCGACAGCGCCGGGAACGTCGTCTTGCGCGGGAAACAGAAGATGTTCAAGCTGAAAGAGGAGTTCCCGTTCGTCACCGGCGACGGCGACGACGCCTTCTCGGTGAAGGCGGGCGGGATCGTCGACATCGGCGGCAACTACGCCATCGTCGATTCGGGCACCGGCGAGGAGGTCGTCGTCCTCGACGAGGACTACTCGCTGTTCGTCGAGAACTGGACGATCCGCGACCCCGAGACGGGGGAGGCGCTGGCGACCATCAAGTCGAAGAGCAAGCTGATGGCGGGGCTCCGGCACCTGATCTCGGCCGCGAACCTCGTCCCGAACAAGTACGAGATATTCGACGCCGACGGCGGTCACGTCGGCGACATCGAGGGGAAGTTCTCGCTGCGCGACGCCTACA comes from the Halorubrum depositum genome and includes:
- the uppS gene encoding polyprenyl diphosphate synthase, whose protein sequence is MLDRLRDLGERAYRRHLRREVEDVPAHVAIIQDGNRRYARERGDDAPDGHRAGADTTERVLDWCADLGVAELTLYAFSTENFERPDEELTPLFDLLERKLREFADADRVHEQGVRVRAIGDVARLPPRVRDAVDYAESRTADNDRFTLNVALAYGGRTELLDAARTIAADVDAGDLDPADVDVETVEDRLYDRPVRDVDLIVRTGGDERTSNFLPWHANGNEAAVYFCAPYWPEFSQREFLRAIRTYQSREESWQRARAERAAALVRAVAEVEIAEARAVARRLRGRVPRLDGSDLSDDALGIAENESVGPVDGDSQESKGAN
- the lwrS gene encoding LWR-salt protein codes for the protein MDAAYVFAVAFRLDPDGAAIEPDRFEATMEIPAPEPGADGWAFFRDRLWRGEIGDEPSFRRLASDRLGVEVTEASFRELRTDEAYLDALKREVAADLGRFNADSVDDVLRKYLGSSIHVRGD
- a CDS encoding HAD family hydrolase encodes the protein MAVVDYDFHLFDLDGTLVDAEWSYTRTVFDRVGDRLGRRFSDREAYVLWHGLGGPRGGTLREIGVDPDDFWPAFHAVEDPVARAEATYLHGDAARLLDRVDDAGGPTGLVTHCQRFLAEPVLDRLDLDGRFDAVVCCTDETGWKPDPEPIELAMRELGVDPRADRGYYAGDGESDVGAAWNAGLDAVHVERVGHEDRGRCVLGDRRVDRLDELLASG
- a CDS encoding PadR family transcriptional regulator, whose amino-acid sequence is MTKWFHSGRRRDLCALLYDAGELRAQSLKNRLENHYDERIDPGSFYATLRSLVESGFLDRRTEGIADVYALTDAGERALVDHYEWLSERVGGSGLTADRTPADDPDLKD
- a CDS encoding CopG family ribbon-helix-helix protein, whose translation is MTVVSVSMPEELLERIDGFAAEHGYTGRSEVVREASRNLLGEFEDAKLEDRELMAVVTVLFDYETTSVEERMMRLRHEHEGLVASNFHNHVGSRYCMELFVLEGRLEDISAFVGKIRATKDTLTVDYSVTPVDEFGGDAVAEATDDDGEHGHGGHGHGHAEE
- a CDS encoding rhomboid family intramembrane serine protease encodes the protein MSAEGDSRDGDDAGGGDGPATDGDAAVDPPTLRGLLASVRAAVRAQPPRDLFLVAVPLPALLVAVSLTPGTEAWRLSLSTGGVFESRWALWTAFASSFVHASPAHLLDNLVNYWLLVAVAYPLSVVAGWRERLFGAAAVYLAVVPLASAWATIVALGGLTNAPTAGFSDVNSALLGYVVVVWFAALATEAGEEGEPDGDDGDAPARPAVGVDARWAVVAALGSLALAYLAPSGVGYFPSLPAVGSLFALCAALVAVGLYAGVGRPRVVGLDLPPERELLYVTGASVAAAGVIGSLVVVPFGSNVFAHLAGYVVGVAVPLVGVVLDG
- a CDS encoding AAA family ATPase, whose amino-acid sequence is MNDSAGLRLTVRAAEKRDAGRGIARLPEPARKRLGLLSGDTVEIRGDRVAVAKVWPGGPDAADGSVLIDADTRANAGVKVGDAVTVAPVTVEDANSVVLAAPARLADVDVSREVVERALARDLRDRPVTEGEAVHVERLGGLRFVVAETDPAGTVRVTNRTDVSVTYGDGEGDGPARSESRDDADLEGQRGTTDASGGGDRSDRPRSDRATPPGSDARPKGDGTAPPADHTAGATYEDIGGLDEELELVRETIELPLSEPEVFTRLGIDPPKGVLLHGPPGTGKTLIARAVANEVDAEFITVDGPEIMSKYKGESEERLRDVFDRASEAAPAIIFFDEIDSIAGKRDDGGDVENRVVGQLLSLMDGLDARGDVIVIGATNRVDTLDSALRRGGRFDREIEIGVPGEAGRRQILDVHTRRMPLADDVDLDRIAGRTHGFVGADIEGLAQEAAMTALRRARESDAKALDDVTVSKADFEAAHANVEPSAMREYVAEQPTTVFSDVGGLSAAKEKLERAVTWPLTYGPLFDAADADPPTGILLHGPPGTGKTLLARAIAGESGVNFIQVAGPELLDRYVGESEKAVRDLFDRARQAAPAIVFFDEIDAIAADRDGAGGDGSGVGERVVSQLLTELDRASDNPNLVVLAATNRRKALDPALLRPGRLETHIEVPEPDREARRKILDVHTREKPLVEGVDLERLADETEGYSGAEIASLCREAALVAIERVADEHGAAANDHADEVGITSDDFAAALETVRPATP
- the endA gene encoding tRNA-intron lyase — its product is MQPTGHLRGDAVHVAGDARQRFYDSRGYGRPLDGNEIALSRVEAAHLLFRGDLSGVALAPDADPVGFERFFVESAAAADRFAVRYLVYSDLRDRGFYLSPAREPWPGGTADVADAVDFVAYERGSTPDTGNVEYPVQVVGEREELAAAGLAGRTLAVVDEESDITYFAATEGRIEGATDYDPPDRLDGVLLSDRVVVWDAPEALYERGFYGQPLTGRAAAVEGALQLSLVEAASLAADGVLSLSASVGAAGETAGEDGADGTAPDGPAAAVVARGRDVEGERFDRRLAVYKRLRAADAVPKTGFKFGADFRTYLDVETVEDLPHSEHLVRVVDADHRFSPRELSLDVRLAGGVRKEMVFALTAVGRDADGDAPGNAGDAARDADVEWLSITRLTP
- a CDS encoding LURP-one-related/scramblase family protein, with the protein product MSEHSVFPSDSDAYDISTVDLDDDRYEVKQSAIRNKYTVRDSAGNVVLRGKQKMFKLKEEFPFVTGDGDDAFSVKAGGIVDIGGNYAIVDSGTGEEVVVLDEDYSLFVENWTIRDPETGEALATIKSKSKLMAGLRHLISAANLVPNKYEIFDADGGHVGDIEGKFSLRDAYTVTIDDASDVPKEAVVAAACILDALENQ